CGAGCAGTTCGCCAAACGATGCAGCCGCACGCTTCAAGAAGCCACCGCTGCGAAAATCGAGTGCCAGGCCCAGGAGCGCTTCGAATCTCATCTGCTCGGAAAGGTCATGCTGCAGAAGCAGGTTCTGATGGACCTGGATGGCGCGACCGACTTCACCCCGCGCCCGGTACAGATTGGCCAAGGCCATGTACACGTCCGACGATGAAGAATCCAGACGGGCGGCTTCGGCCAGTGCACCTTCAGCGGCGGGCAGGTCTCCCGCCAGCACCAGATGCAACGCGGTTCGCATCTGCGAGGTCGCGGTGCCCGGAGCCGAGCGCCGCTTTCGTCGCCGGAAACCGAACGCCATCGCCCGCTAGACCTCGCCGGCCTGCTTCTCGGTCGCCTCGTCGTTGAGCGGTAGCGTTCGCAGACCGTGAACTTCCTGCTCCAACTTCGTCACCTGCTTGCCCGAGCGACGCACCTGCAGGCGCATCGAAACGAGTGGCCAGGTAAAGACCCCGACGGTGAGTGCCGCACCGAGCAGGGCTGAACCGAGCAATGACATCCAGAGCGGAGCGCCCTCGATGATATGAAAACCCAGATCGACGGGCACCTCGGCTGGATTGCGGCTTACGAACACGCTCACGCCGACGATCACGAGAGCCAGAAGTATGAATGTGGTCCAGATTTTC
This genomic stretch from bacterium harbors:
- a CDS encoding LapA family protein — translated: MKIWTTFILLALVIVGVSVFVSRNPAEVPVDLGFHIIEGAPLWMSLLGSALLGAALTVGVFTWPLVSMRLQVRRSGKQVTKLEQEVHGLRTLPLNDEATEKQAGEV